From the Scatophagus argus isolate fScaArg1 chromosome 21, fScaArg1.pri, whole genome shotgun sequence genome, one window contains:
- the LOC124052366 gene encoding calponin homology domain-containing protein DDB_G0272472-like, with protein sequence MDQTNNPGNSQQAAFAAPQVCWAHAALPSDPAELQRELLDARGALEEWGSQRIKMGHRIHKLKYEVNRRDMFIDLRDRKFSDETQKSRDTIAQHEEEISNLKRSLQYMQSVQEESVQEKEHMAAKLKAERQKASEKTNELLVLNLEKQKIVLQQNDLQNMVKQLEQQLRQRDNENLTLRKHNDSLFHSLTEANKILHARKAEFLESNRAWQDKYKALQEKFSDKEQVWDTKQHLEAEKKKLSEKQLSLETTVQKMEEQKKELYEKQLSLETTVQKMEEQKKELEELRHKLKEVRLQLRTTTEKFQQSDEAWQTKHEALQQKFKDELAQIEQRWEKHVKELEEEKKQLAEENQNWQMTVQQLEGEKTELEKLCQTCRKIQRARKKKEKEEKEEMKKKEKEEKEEMKKKEKEEKEEMKKKEKEEKEEMKKKEKEEKEEMKKKQKEEKAEMKKKEKEEKKKQREEKKAEGRWGRRFNKNYDSDRVVEEAAGCSAQVDQQ encoded by the coding sequence ATGGACCAAACAAACAATCCCGGAAACAGCCAACAAGCTGCTTTCGCTGCTCCACAGGTCTGTTGGGCCCATGCAGCGCTTCCCTCAGATCCTGCCGAACTGCAGCGCGAGCTTCTAGACGCTCGTGGCGCCCTGGAGGAATGGGGGTCTCAGAGAATAAAGATGGGACACAGGATCCACAAACTGAAATATGAGGTCAACAGACGGGACATGTTCATAGACCTCAGGGACAGAAAGTTCAGTGACGAAACACAAAAGAGCCGTGACACCATCGCACAGCATGAAGAAGAAATCTCCAACCTGAAGAGAAGTCTCCAGTACATGCAGAGCGTTCAGGAAGAGAGCGTCCAAGAGAAAGAACACATGGCAGCCAAACTGAAGGCAGAGCGACAAAAGGCCTCAGAGAAAACCAACGAGCTGCTCGTGCTGAAcctagaaaaacaaaagattgtTCTGCAGCAGAACGATTTGCAGAACATGGTCAAGCAGCTGGAACAGCAGCTCCGTCAGAGGGACAACGAAAACCTGACTCTCAGGAAACACAATGACAGCCTCTTTCACAGCCTCACTGAGGCCAACAAAATCCTTCATGCCAGAAAAGCTGAATTTCTGGAGAGCAACAGAGCCTGGCAAGACAAATACAAGGCTCTGCAGGAGAAGTTCAGCGACAAAGAACAGGTTTGGGACACAAAGCAACACCtggaggcagagaagaagaaactgtcTGAGAAACAACTGAGTTTGGAGACGACAGTCCAAAAGATGGAGGAACAGAAGAAGGAACTGTACGAGAAACAACTCAGCTTGGAGACGACAGTCCAAAAGATGGAGGAACAGAAGAAGGAACTGGAGGAGCTCCGTCACAAACTCAAGGAAGTCAGACTCCAGCTGAGGACCACCACAGAGAAATTTCAGCAGAGCGACGAAGCTTGGCAGACAAAACACGAAGCTCTGCAGCAGAAATTCAAAGACGAGCTGGCCCAGATAGAACAGAGGTGGGAGAAACACGtcaaagagctggaggaagagaagaaacaactCGCCGAGGAAAACCAGAACTGGCAGATGACAGTACAAcagctggagggagagaaaactgaaCTGGAGAAACTCTGTCAGACATGCAGGAAGATTCAGAGAgcgaggaaaaagaaagaaaaagaagagaaagaagagatgaagaagaaagaaaaagaagagaaagaagagatgaaaaagaaagaaaaagaagagaaagaagagatgaagaagaaagaaaaagaagagaaagaagagatgaagaagaaagaaaaagaagagaaagaagagatgaaaaagaaacaaaaggaagaaaaggcagagatgaaaaagaaagaaaaagaggagaagaaaaaacaaagagaggagaagaaggcagAGGGCCGCTGGGGTCGGAGGTTCAACAAGAACTACGACAGCGAcagggtggtggaggaggctgctggTTGTTCGGCTCAGGTCGACCAACAGTAG